The Thermosulfurimonas sp. F29 genome includes a window with the following:
- the ftsY gene encoding signal recognition particle-docking protein FtsY, translated as MLKWFRRKRKEGPPEEPPAEREKAPVSREEAPERSPEAEKGLWQKFRRGLAKTRDRLKDTLGDLFEVDRLVDQAFMEELEEILVTADIGIETVDRLLEPSRRKLLLGEPLKTGELKRSLREEMLNMLSLESPPFPPEENPAVIFFIGVNGVGKTTTLAKVAWHLKNRGFSVLAVAADTFRAAAIEQLESWGERVGFEVIKQAPGADPGAVVYQGLEAARARKTDVVLVDTAGRLHTKYNLMEELKKMVRVAGKVIPGAPHENILVLDATTGQNAVSQAKLFGEAVRLHSMIITKMDGTAKGGIAVTVAHLFKLPIRFVGLGEKMEDLAPFEPKAFVDALLP; from the coding sequence ATGCTCAAGTGGTTTCGCCGCAAAAGAAAGGAAGGCCCTCCGGAGGAACCTCCCGCCGAACGGGAGAAGGCCCCGGTCTCTCGTGAGGAAGCCCCGGAAAGGTCCCCCGAGGCGGAGAAGGGGCTCTGGCAGAAATTCCGTCGGGGGCTCGCGAAGACCAGGGATCGCCTTAAGGACACCCTGGGGGATCTTTTCGAGGTGGATCGGCTGGTGGATCAGGCCTTTATGGAGGAGCTCGAGGAGATCCTCGTCACCGCCGACATCGGAATAGAGACCGTCGATCGCCTGCTCGAGCCCTCCCGCCGGAAGCTTCTTCTGGGTGAACCCCTCAAGACGGGGGAGCTCAAGCGCAGTCTTCGGGAAGAGATGTTGAACATGCTCTCGCTGGAGTCCCCGCCCTTTCCTCCGGAGGAGAACCCGGCGGTGATCTTTTTTATCGGGGTAAACGGTGTGGGCAAGACCACCACGCTGGCCAAGGTGGCCTGGCACCTTAAGAACCGTGGATTTTCGGTCCTCGCGGTGGCGGCGGATACCTTTCGGGCTGCGGCCATAGAACAGCTCGAATCCTGGGGGGAGCGGGTGGGATTCGAGGTAATCAAACAGGCTCCGGGGGCCGATCCCGGAGCGGTGGTCTATCAGGGGCTTGAGGCGGCCCGGGCCCGGAAAACCGATGTCGTCCTGGTGGACACGGCCGGTCGTCTTCACACCAAGTACAACCTCATGGAGGAACTCAAAAAGATGGTCCGGGTGGCGGGCAAGGTCATTCCCGGGGCCCCGCACGAAAACATCCTGGTGCTCGACGCCACCACCGGACAGAACGCCGTAAGCCAGGCCAAACTCTTCGGGGAGGCCGTAAGGCTCCACTCCATGATCATTACCAAGATGGACGGAACGGCCAAGGGAGGGATTGCCGTAACCGTGGCCCACCTCTTCAAACTGCCCATCCGTTTCGTGGGACTGGGCGAAAAGATGGAGGATCTGGCCCCCTTCGAACCCAAAGCCTTCGTGGACGCGCTGCTGCCATGA